A single Echinimonas agarilytica DNA region contains:
- a CDS encoding TetR/AcrR family transcriptional regulator, which translates to MPLSTDIILSTARDCFFRHGYSASNISMISRYAGISRVTIHKQFGSKEELFRAVCLAHQQSIQALLPQYQLKHDEVWVQIETMLLDWGRPLFEEIKDELVAKDLMQAASHYCEKEMSEHVNILIAHVEKMLQTAQQQRQLSFANSDMNAAQLSRCLVWSVRGLYMTASSTDASESMLALVKLYKAALRN; encoded by the coding sequence ATGCCGTTATCGACCGATATCATTTTGAGCACTGCCCGAGATTGTTTTTTTCGGCATGGCTACAGTGCCTCCAATATTTCGATGATCAGTCGCTATGCTGGAATTTCGCGCGTCACCATTCACAAGCAATTTGGATCTAAAGAAGAGTTATTCAGAGCTGTTTGTTTGGCACATCAACAATCGATTCAAGCACTATTGCCGCAATATCAATTGAAGCATGACGAAGTTTGGGTTCAAATCGAAACCATGCTACTCGATTGGGGGCGACCGCTATTCGAAGAAATTAAAGACGAACTGGTGGCGAAAGATCTGATGCAAGCCGCGAGTCATTACTGCGAGAAAGAAATGTCAGAACACGTGAACATTCTCATCGCTCATGTTGAAAAAATGCTCCAAACGGCGCAGCAACAGAGGCAATTGTCATTCGCTAATTCTGACATGAATGCCGCACAACTCAGCCGTTGCTTAGTATGGTCGGTCCGTGGGCTGTATATGACAGCAAGCAGTACCGATGCCTCTGAGTCTATGCTGGCATTAGTGAAGCTCTATAAAGCCGCATTGCGCAATTAG
- a CDS encoding glycosyltransferase family 2 protein, with protein MKSKSPLVSVIVPVYNAEKWIDECLSSLLNQSMIQLEVILVLDAPTDSSVEHVARFCQRDPQRFRMIELASNMGVSAARNIGMKAAKGQYIGFVDSDDWVQPNMFESMYLAAVEKESDIVSCQIKTFELCQSGWVFKAMPLHAQYENTFVTNKLFRRAFLIAEGICFYTNVIFEDEPFVYTARFSGQNYVELEQHFYNYRMNPEGQCRNANKSRFNLYDKELMLARFMADIESRGNLDEHSSEMMECLANHALSALYYDITLIDLVGYFRFIDHLVTRHRLVERKGFDDNDYRISRFLRFRRKPLLIAALALWARGKYRWERLSLSFKPQKPVEVIA; from the coding sequence ATGAAGTCTAAATCCCCTCTGGTTTCTGTCATTGTTCCAGTATACAACGCTGAAAAATGGATTGATGAATGCCTGTCATCGTTGCTGAATCAGTCGATGATCCAGTTGGAAGTGATCCTTGTACTGGACGCACCAACTGACAGTAGTGTTGAGCACGTGGCCCGTTTTTGCCAGCGAGACCCGCAGCGCTTTAGGATGATTGAACTTGCGAGCAATATGGGCGTGTCTGCCGCTCGCAATATCGGAATGAAAGCAGCAAAAGGTCAATACATCGGTTTTGTTGATAGTGACGATTGGGTTCAGCCGAATATGTTTGAGTCCATGTATCTGGCGGCTGTCGAAAAGGAATCAGATATCGTCAGCTGTCAGATTAAAACATTTGAACTGTGCCAGTCAGGTTGGGTGTTTAAAGCAATGCCGTTGCATGCTCAATATGAAAATACATTTGTCACCAACAAGCTCTTCCGTCGAGCATTTCTTATCGCAGAGGGTATTTGTTTCTACACTAATGTGATTTTCGAGGATGAGCCATTTGTATACACGGCTCGTTTTAGTGGCCAAAACTATGTGGAGCTTGAGCAACACTTTTACAACTACCGCATGAACCCCGAAGGGCAGTGTCGAAATGCCAACAAAAGTCGCTTCAATCTATATGACAAAGAGCTAATGCTGGCTCGCTTTATGGCGGATATTGAAAGTCGAGGCAACTTAGATGAGCACTCATCAGAAATGATGGAGTGTTTAGCCAATCATGCTCTGAGCGCATTGTATTACGATATCACTCTGATTGATTTGGTCGGCTATTTTCGCTTCATTGATCACTTGGTGACGCGACATAGGCTGGTGGAGCGCAAAGGGTTCGACGACAACGATTACCGCATTAGTCGATTTCTTAGGTTTCGCCGCAAACCATTGCTCATCGCCGCACTCGCGTTGTGGGCAAGAGGTAAATATCGTTGGGAACGTTTGAGCCTCTCGTTCAAGCCTCAAAAGCCTGTTGAGGTGATCGCATGA
- a CDS encoding glycosyltransferase, with translation MKHCKTPMVSVIVPVYNTQDYIAECLNSLVAQTLIEQDPETLEIIVVNDASADHSMSIVKAFEAQYPHLITVLQHDQNRGLGVTRNRGIEAASGTYIGFVDSDDYVSHDMFEQLLIEAVRQNADQAACGMIQFDGLTQRSLSTHVSAERTSVCNKLFRREFILKHSIRFAEGQLFEDEIFSYMVDLIATRTADVDDVWYFYRVNPEGICRKAGADQKRLYARMNSVTDFMETMKQRGLLESSKALCLKMLCRHAMLQIQTDVGWIDLMCYWRFTAHIIERYRLTAFVLPNADDYFVRKFVQLSEHQWRLWLTRVISRRALGAA, from the coding sequence ATGAAGCACTGCAAAACCCCAATGGTGAGTGTGATTGTACCTGTGTACAACACACAGGATTACATTGCAGAGTGTTTGAATAGTTTGGTGGCACAAACACTGATTGAGCAAGATCCTGAAACGCTTGAAATTATCGTCGTGAATGACGCCTCTGCCGACCATTCCATGAGTATCGTGAAGGCCTTTGAGGCGCAATATCCACACCTCATTACAGTGCTTCAACACGATCAAAATAGGGGGCTCGGTGTTACTCGAAATCGCGGAATTGAGGCCGCATCAGGCACATATATAGGCTTTGTCGATAGCGATGATTATGTGTCGCACGATATGTTTGAACAGCTGCTGATAGAAGCCGTGCGTCAAAATGCTGATCAAGCGGCTTGTGGCATGATTCAATTTGATGGATTGACGCAGCGCTCCCTTTCAACCCATGTCTCTGCCGAGCGCACATCGGTGTGTAATAAGTTGTTTCGGCGAGAGTTTATTTTAAAACACAGTATTCGATTTGCGGAAGGACAGCTGTTCGAAGATGAAATTTTTAGCTACATGGTCGACTTAATAGCGACTCGAACAGCCGATGTTGACGACGTTTGGTATTTCTACCGAGTGAACCCTGAAGGCATTTGTCGCAAAGCAGGGGCTGACCAAAAGCGTTTGTATGCTCGCATGAATAGCGTGACAGATTTCATGGAAACCATGAAACAGCGTGGCCTGCTTGAGTCATCGAAAGCACTGTGCCTAAAAATGTTGTGCCGTCACGCCATGCTTCAGATCCAGACAGACGTGGGCTGGATTGATTTAATGTGTTATTGGCGCTTTACCGCACATATCATCGAGCGCTATCGACTCACAGCTTTTGTGTTACCCAATGCTGACGACTATTTTGTCCGAAAATTTGTTCAACTCAGTGAGCATCAGTGGCGCTTATGGCTGACTCGTGTGATTTCTCGTCGCGCGTTGGGAGCGGCATGA
- a CDS encoding glycosyltransferase family 2 protein — MQIVSKPLQQPKCSVIIPTHNSLEYLQQAVASVQAQSFMNLEIIVVDDDSKDLTWEWLQMQQKQDPRIRPLRVSVHSPAKARNAAITVARGELIAFLDADDTWLPQKLVHQVEFHNSHPDVLFSFSDYRHIGENGEDLGTCFEFWSGYDNLGAQKKCYSRLQGSASRLFAQNIVGTSTAMVKRSALDDVKGFDERLPSAEDWDLWLKLALDGPVAIGNYCDTLYLMRPESESSKTELRIRAMQQIYQRYQHAISNSGTDALRYAKARIATAEAENWLSHNDPARAMLFHAKALCLAPTQRRFIETLVDIRLLFKGVN, encoded by the coding sequence ATGCAAATCGTATCCAAACCTCTACAGCAACCTAAATGTTCAGTGATCATTCCTACGCATAACAGCTTGGAATATTTGCAACAGGCGGTCGCGAGCGTTCAAGCTCAAAGCTTTATGAATTTAGAAATTATCGTAGTGGATGATGATTCCAAAGATCTCACTTGGGAGTGGCTGCAAATGCAGCAAAAACAAGACCCTCGGATCCGACCGCTTCGCGTGAGTGTTCATAGTCCAGCCAAAGCTCGCAACGCAGCAATCACAGTCGCTCGAGGCGAGCTGATTGCATTTCTCGATGCGGATGATACCTGGCTCCCCCAAAAGCTTGTGCACCAAGTAGAGTTTCACAACAGTCATCCGGATGTACTTTTTAGCTTTAGTGACTATCGGCATATAGGAGAAAACGGCGAAGATTTAGGCACTTGTTTTGAATTTTGGTCTGGCTATGACAACCTAGGCGCTCAGAAAAAATGCTATTCTCGGCTTCAAGGCAGCGCTTCTCGATTATTTGCTCAGAATATTGTGGGCACATCAACCGCCATGGTAAAACGCTCTGCTCTCGATGATGTGAAAGGCTTTGATGAAAGACTTCCCTCGGCTGAAGACTGGGATTTATGGCTCAAATTAGCACTTGATGGCCCCGTTGCAATTGGTAACTACTGCGATACTCTGTATCTAATGCGACCTGAGTCTGAAAGCAGTAAAACAGAGTTGCGAATTCGAGCCATGCAGCAAATTTATCAACGTTACCAGCACGCTATCTCCAATTCAGGAACCGATGCATTAAGGTATGCAAAAGCACGCATTGCCACCGCTGAAGCAGAAAACTGGTTGAGTCACAATGACCCGGCTCGTGCCATGCTGTTTCACGCGAAAGCCTTATGCTTGGCACCCACGCAACGGCGGTTTATCGAAACATTGGTTGATATACGGCTTCTATTTAAAGGTGTGAACTAA
- a CDS encoding efflux RND transporter periplasmic adaptor subunit, with translation MKLYLFPLFFVLTLLFGCSDEAESSNEDVQTTPRVVQLTTVIPANSDHSYQFPATVQPVKTVELNFEVSGRLNFVDLKQGKMVKKGHLLATMDSTPFERKVRENKALHKQATLELERIKSLYGKKLAAKRDLDNAQTQFDITQIDLENSKQDLSYTKLVAPFDALISQRLLENDRYISAGTAVVRLQDVSRIRFELNVPERILSANISNKINSAKAIINGSINKTYDIEYIEHTTEPDPVTQTYKVLFEMQAPQDEHLTPGLRAYVEVNVTNLKHHGGVVVPINAVVAAADKSFYVWRFDETTHQVHQAPVDIAMASGNLVVIRSGIELGDQVVSAGVAQMSESMLVQPYVTE, from the coding sequence GTGAAGCTTTACTTGTTTCCTCTGTTTTTTGTTTTAACTCTACTGTTCGGCTGCTCTGATGAGGCTGAAAGTAGCAATGAAGATGTTCAAACGACACCTCGAGTAGTCCAACTCACCACCGTTATTCCAGCGAACTCCGACCACTCTTATCAATTTCCTGCGACCGTCCAGCCGGTTAAAACAGTGGAACTAAATTTTGAGGTGTCGGGGCGATTAAATTTTGTCGATTTAAAACAAGGAAAAATGGTTAAAAAAGGCCATCTATTGGCCACCATGGACAGCACGCCATTTGAACGAAAAGTACGCGAGAACAAAGCACTCCACAAACAAGCAACACTAGAGCTAGAACGAATAAAGTCTTTGTATGGCAAGAAGCTCGCCGCTAAACGCGATCTCGACAATGCGCAAACTCAATTTGATATCACTCAAATTGATCTGGAAAACAGCAAACAAGATTTAAGCTACACCAAACTGGTTGCCCCCTTTGATGCATTGATAAGCCAACGACTGCTTGAAAACGACCGATATATCAGCGCAGGAACGGCTGTGGTAAGGCTGCAAGATGTATCGCGTATTCGCTTCGAATTGAATGTGCCTGAACGCATTCTATCGGCCAATATCAGTAATAAAATCAATAGCGCGAAAGCCATTATCAATGGCTCGATTAACAAAACCTACGACATTGAATACATCGAACACACCACCGAACCAGATCCTGTCACGCAAACCTATAAAGTTCTATTTGAGATGCAAGCACCGCAAGACGAACATCTCACTCCTGGCTTACGCGCCTATGTAGAAGTGAACGTCACTAACCTTAAGCACCATGGTGGTGTTGTGGTCCCCATTAATGCTGTAGTGGCCGCTGCCGATAAGAGCTTTTACGTGTGGCGATTCGATGAAACAACTCATCAGGTTCACCAAGCTCCAGTAGACATTGCCATGGCCAGTGGCAACCTTGTGGTGATTCGCTCCGGCATTGAATTGGGCGATCAAGTCGTATCCGCAGGCGTTGCACAAATGTCTGAGTCGATGCTCGTCCAACCTTACGTAACGGAGTAA
- a CDS encoding efflux RND transporter permease subunit: protein MDIARYSINTPVNTWLLILICLIGGMVGLSNIGRLEDPAFTIKQAKVLTNYPGANAEQVEQEITEPVEIAIQQMPQLRRVTSKSKPGQSEITVEIKTNFDADELPQIWDELRKRLSDMAPSLPNGAQSPQVIDDFGEVFGLYYALTAPDFTPYQLREFSRIIRRDLLMVPGVAKVEVNGVIQEQIVAEMDPNHIAGLGLSFPDVAALLQYNLRPFNSGRMIVDGSKIRIPIESASNHLQEIGNLMLAVPGSNATIRIQDFAKLSIEPTEVQPNLVRYQGHSAVTLAVAANNDVNIVEVGTAVQHKVNELLTRLPAGITLDAIYDQAKVVDESVDGFIYNLELSVIVVTLTLCLFMGWRSGIVVGSVLLLTVMGTILIMWLFSLQLQRISLGAMVIAMGMLVDNAIVVAEGMMLRMQQGKSAREAATFIVKRTQWPLLGATVIGIAAFSGIGLSDDQTGEFLFSLFAVVLISLMLSWILAVTATPLFGSYFYQQSSTPSDDTENSVFHRTYLKALRGALHFRWLTIFVLIVITVVAYANFGNVKKGFFPPSNTPIFYIHYWGPQNRDIRTTEDYMKDVEALIMSSEKVKNVSTFIGRGADRFTLTYAPESPNESYGLFLVRMHQESDINAYAKALEPQLNSIDPGADFFIKRIIFGPGTSAKIEARFSGPDDEILRNAADQAMAIMNSESSIQDIRHNWREKAITLVPQYDEYNASVAGVTRADFADAIQYATSGLQLGTLRDGDYDYQIVAKVPNANNATIDTLRDTQVWSAQQRRYIPMSQVMSTIDLNSEDVLIQRRNRIRTISVFAEPSGSYTAAAAQAKVQNAIEAIELPNGYHLEWGGEYESSRDAQKALGGGLPLSFLVMFLVTVLLFGKVRQPLIIWLIVPMAVVGVVSGLLLTDMPFGFMSLLGFLSLFGMMIKNAIVLIEEIDLQIEEGKAKHVAIVEASLSRLRPVSLAAITTILGMAPLLSDAFFADMSVTIMGGLTFATILTLIAVPVLYSIFFKVSFRKLGKADHQ from the coding sequence ATGGACATTGCACGCTATTCAATTAATACACCGGTCAACACTTGGCTTTTAATTCTAATTTGCCTTATTGGTGGCATGGTAGGACTAAGCAACATTGGCCGCTTGGAAGATCCCGCATTTACCATTAAACAAGCCAAGGTACTCACCAACTACCCCGGCGCGAATGCCGAACAAGTTGAACAAGAAATCACAGAACCGGTCGAGATTGCGATTCAGCAAATGCCGCAACTTCGGCGTGTCACATCAAAATCGAAACCCGGACAGTCTGAAATCACCGTTGAAATTAAAACCAATTTCGATGCTGATGAGCTACCCCAAATTTGGGATGAACTTAGAAAACGTCTCAGCGATATGGCTCCATCGTTACCCAATGGCGCCCAGTCGCCACAAGTTATTGATGATTTTGGAGAAGTGTTTGGGCTCTACTATGCCCTGACTGCACCTGACTTTACTCCGTATCAGTTACGTGAATTCTCGCGCATCATTCGGCGCGATCTATTGATGGTACCGGGTGTTGCCAAAGTTGAAGTGAATGGCGTCATTCAAGAGCAAATCGTGGCTGAAATGGATCCCAATCATATTGCAGGCTTAGGTCTATCGTTCCCTGATGTAGCCGCGCTACTGCAATACAATCTCCGACCGTTCAATAGCGGACGTATGATTGTTGACGGTAGCAAAATTCGTATTCCAATTGAGTCAGCTTCCAATCATTTGCAGGAAATTGGTAACTTAATGCTGGCCGTTCCCGGCAGTAATGCCACCATCCGCATTCAAGATTTCGCCAAACTCAGTATCGAGCCAACGGAAGTACAGCCGAATTTAGTCCGTTACCAAGGCCATTCGGCAGTCACTTTAGCTGTTGCGGCGAATAATGACGTAAATATCGTCGAGGTCGGAACAGCCGTTCAACACAAAGTCAATGAACTACTGACACGTCTACCTGCTGGCATCACGCTCGATGCTATTTATGATCAAGCCAAAGTGGTAGACGAATCCGTCGATGGGTTTATCTATAACCTCGAACTCTCGGTCATTGTTGTGACACTCACACTTTGTTTATTCATGGGTTGGCGTTCTGGGATTGTTGTAGGCTCAGTGTTGTTGCTCACGGTAATGGGCACCATCTTGATCATGTGGTTGTTTTCGCTGCAACTGCAACGTATTTCATTAGGCGCAATGGTGATCGCCATGGGAATGCTCGTGGACAACGCCATTGTGGTGGCAGAAGGCATGATGCTGCGCATGCAACAGGGCAAATCGGCGCGAGAAGCCGCCACATTCATTGTTAAACGCACTCAATGGCCTTTGCTTGGCGCCACCGTGATTGGTATTGCTGCATTCTCTGGCATTGGTTTGTCGGACGACCAAACCGGCGAATTCTTGTTTTCTCTGTTTGCCGTTGTGCTGATTTCGCTGATGCTGAGCTGGATCTTAGCCGTCACGGCAACACCGCTGTTTGGATCGTACTTCTATCAGCAATCGAGCACCCCATCAGACGACACTGAAAACTCGGTATTTCACCGCACTTATCTCAAAGCACTAAGGGGGGCTTTGCACTTTCGCTGGCTCACGATCTTTGTGCTTATCGTGATTACAGTTGTCGCCTATGCCAACTTCGGTAACGTGAAAAAAGGCTTTTTCCCACCTTCTAACACGCCTATTTTCTACATTCATTATTGGGGACCGCAAAACCGCGATATTCGCACCACCGAAGACTATATGAAAGACGTTGAAGCACTCATTATGTCCAGTGAGAAAGTGAAGAATGTAAGTACCTTCATTGGCCGAGGTGCAGACCGTTTCACCCTTACCTATGCGCCAGAATCGCCTAACGAAAGTTACGGGTTATTTTTGGTCAGAATGCATCAAGAGAGTGACATCAATGCTTACGCTAAGGCGCTTGAACCGCAGCTCAATTCGATTGATCCGGGCGCTGATTTCTTCATCAAAAGAATTATTTTTGGCCCAGGCACAAGCGCAAAAATTGAAGCCCGATTCTCAGGCCCTGATGATGAAATATTAAGAAATGCAGCAGACCAAGCTATGGCCATCATGAATAGCGAATCGAGCATTCAAGATATTCGCCATAACTGGCGCGAAAAGGCCATTACACTGGTTCCTCAGTATGATGAATACAATGCCAGCGTTGCCGGTGTCACCCGAGCTGATTTTGCAGACGCCATTCAATATGCCACCAGCGGCTTGCAGCTTGGCACACTGCGCGACGGGGACTACGATTATCAAATTGTTGCCAAAGTACCCAATGCCAACAATGCAACTATTGATACACTGCGAGACACACAAGTTTGGAGCGCGCAGCAACGCCGCTATATTCCGATGTCGCAAGTCATGTCGACCATCGACTTGAACAGTGAAGATGTATTGATTCAGCGCCGAAATCGCATTCGCACCATCAGTGTCTTTGCCGAGCCCAGTGGCAGCTATACCGCCGCTGCGGCACAAGCGAAAGTTCAAAATGCCATAGAAGCCATTGAGCTACCGAACGGCTATCACCTCGAATGGGGTGGCGAGTATGAGTCCTCTCGAGATGCTCAAAAAGCGCTTGGAGGCGGCTTACCTCTAAGCTTCCTAGTGATGTTTCTAGTCACCGTATTGCTGTTTGGCAAAGTACGGCAACCACTCATTATTTGGCTCATCGTGCCTATGGCAGTGGTGGGAGTTGTCAGCGGTTTACTACTGACAGACATGCCATTCGGCTTCATGTCGCTGCTCGGTTTCTTGAGTTTGTTCGGCATGATGATCAAAAATGCGATTGTGTTAATCGAAGAGATCGACCTTCAAATTGAAGAAGGCAAAGCCAAGCATGTGGCCATTGTTGAAGCCAGCTTGAGCCGTTTGAGACCTGTATCATTGGCAGCCATCACCACCATTTTGGGAATGGCACCGTTGTTGTCTGATGCATTTTTTGCAGACATGTCAGTGACGATTATGGGCGGTTTGACCTTTGCTACGATTTTGACGTTAATCGCCGTGCCGGTGCTATACAGCATCTTCTTCAAGGTGAGTTTCCGTAAACTTGGTAAGGCAGACCATCAGTAA
- a CDS encoding oligosaccharide flippase family protein — MNMQWSQTLQQSLRSKHVQDMACYGGLTLMQKGAGFFMLPFTTRYLSLEQYGLLESLMVILVFCSLLEISAGALPKMFADCQQQSCPDESQKTLLSSALRLSIGYGFVLFLLISLALKHAPLAVFEMLEKRQIMMVSITVWMMVVLQPLQIWLRIQQRARSYCVLVATQTVLQIGISFWGLSQGWGMDAILIASLVSHSISVILGAAMTHQHWRAKIDTSIMKRTVQYQVCLISASLALFVMHGLDRLLLGNWLGHEALARYGVMIKMVEVVAVVFGVMETWWLPKRYQVLAQPEGARKVVQVHQAMLLVLLCLLLGASVFSPSVLRYLLPPEYHLALQWLPLMLTALGFKLATSIFDIGCYLPNRPVWLGRINLICAFSALVLYYLLIPKWGVWGLIVASNLVYFSRFMAFAYISQRTRSLPYRVKKLIWMSVPVLMCLMACSALNSQVFSHFISAVTLMLLCVLAVQFYKCQTSHQPNRNAIRTS, encoded by the coding sequence ATGAATATGCAATGGAGCCAAACACTTCAGCAATCCTTACGCTCAAAACATGTTCAAGACATGGCATGTTACGGCGGCTTAACGCTCATGCAAAAAGGCGCTGGATTTTTCATGCTGCCTTTTACCACTCGATACTTATCACTTGAACAATATGGCTTATTAGAGAGTTTGATGGTCATTTTAGTGTTTTGCTCGTTATTGGAGATTAGTGCGGGTGCATTGCCAAAAATGTTCGCTGACTGCCAGCAGCAGAGCTGTCCTGATGAGTCTCAAAAAACACTGTTAAGCTCGGCGCTACGTTTGAGCATTGGCTACGGCTTTGTACTGTTTTTATTGATTTCGTTGGCGTTGAAACATGCACCACTCGCAGTGTTTGAAATGCTCGAAAAGCGCCAGATCATGATGGTCTCCATTACTGTTTGGATGATGGTCGTGCTACAGCCCTTGCAAATTTGGTTGAGAATTCAACAGCGCGCTCGCTCCTATTGTGTTCTGGTGGCTACACAAACTGTGTTGCAGATCGGCATTTCCTTTTGGGGGCTGAGTCAGGGCTGGGGTATGGATGCCATTCTCATTGCCAGCCTTGTGTCTCATTCGATATCGGTCATATTAGGGGCGGCAATGACGCATCAGCATTGGCGCGCCAAAATCGACACATCTATTATGAAGCGCACTGTGCAGTATCAGGTATGCCTAATTTCAGCGTCGTTGGCCTTGTTTGTGATGCATGGGCTAGACCGACTGTTATTGGGCAACTGGCTTGGGCATGAAGCCTTGGCCCGTTACGGCGTCATGATCAAAATGGTTGAAGTAGTGGCCGTTGTGTTTGGTGTGATGGAAACATGGTGGTTGCCTAAGCGTTATCAAGTGCTGGCCCAGCCTGAAGGAGCCCGCAAAGTGGTTCAGGTTCATCAAGCCATGTTGCTGGTTTTGCTCTGTTTGTTGCTTGGTGCGTCTGTGTTTTCGCCCAGTGTTTTAAGGTACTTACTACCGCCAGAATACCATCTGGCATTGCAATGGCTGCCGCTCATGTTGACGGCGCTGGGCTTTAAACTTGCGACTTCTATTTTCGACATTGGCTGCTATCTACCGAATCGTCCGGTTTGGTTGGGGCGCATCAATCTGATCTGTGCGTTTAGTGCGTTGGTGCTGTATTACTTATTGATCCCCAAATGGGGAGTTTGGGGGCTTATTGTTGCCTCAAACCTCGTTTACTTTTCGAGGTTCATGGCATTCGCCTACATCAGCCAGCGAACCCGCTCGTTACCTTATCGTGTGAAAAAGCTGATATGGATGAGTGTGCCTGTACTGATGTGTTTAATGGCATGCTCGGCGTTAAATTCCCAAGTCTTCAGTCATTTCATCTCCGCCGTGACTTTGATGTTGCTCTGTGTGTTGGCCGTTCAATTTTATAAGTGTCAAACCTCGCATCAACCGAATAGAAACGCGATTAGAACGTCTTAA
- a CDS encoding O-antigen ligase family protein: MIENPVSQRYQSMLSIAAALLFCGLIGAAWLGVSHPVVALVFGMLPFVIYGVFKYPFIMVLGFVLFSFFRIHEAYPQLYSFRIPQLLALASLASLAWHLVITRKMQIYWSNELSWLLGFFALCMLGVLVASNRGVAMAYFNGVFSKIALMTFAIAWLMRRPQDFLQAGFSFVLAGTAVASVALQNSAAGLEMVEGTRVTIGRSFGSTLGDPNDLALVLLFPLGFAVSFLLNRSSRLKQWVGLAATVMLVAAILATQSRGGLLGILTVSAVFAWNRIENKVMLISLAGLAAPILFVVAGVSERASGGAAESGIDESAMGRIYAWEAAIKMAFHHPLTGVGLDNFYANYYFYSAHWDGKNHAVHSTWFGILAETGFLGIAVFSVMLVKVVKTAWNNLADFRAINEPSADVRHMALVAEASLSGLLGTIVSGTFLTQGFTWPFYIFTALIVAISQYAKTQHQTALLQNANKPI; encoded by the coding sequence ATGATTGAAAACCCTGTATCTCAGCGCTATCAGAGCATGCTTTCTATTGCCGCAGCATTACTATTCTGTGGGCTGATTGGTGCGGCATGGTTGGGTGTAAGTCATCCGGTGGTGGCACTCGTATTTGGGATGTTACCGTTTGTTATTTATGGTGTTTTTAAATATCCCTTCATCATGGTATTAGGCTTTGTACTGTTTTCTTTTTTTCGAATACACGAAGCCTATCCACAACTATATTCGTTCCGAATTCCTCAATTGCTTGCATTGGCCTCGCTGGCATCGTTGGCATGGCACTTGGTCATCACTCGCAAAATGCAAATCTATTGGAGTAATGAATTGAGCTGGCTGCTTGGTTTTTTTGCGTTGTGCATGTTAGGTGTTTTGGTGGCGAGCAATCGCGGCGTTGCGATGGCCTATTTTAATGGTGTATTTAGCAAAATAGCGCTGATGACATTCGCAATTGCATGGTTGATGCGTCGTCCGCAAGATTTCTTACAAGCCGGTTTTTCTTTTGTTCTGGCGGGTACGGCCGTTGCGTCGGTTGCTCTGCAAAATTCGGCGGCCGGTCTTGAAATGGTGGAGGGCACACGCGTCACCATTGGTCGGTCATTTGGTTCTACGTTGGGGGACCCAAATGATCTCGCTCTGGTGTTGCTGTTTCCTTTGGGTTTTGCGGTGTCTTTTTTGCTGAATCGGAGCTCTCGGTTGAAGCAGTGGGTGGGATTGGCTGCAACAGTAATGCTTGTTGCGGCAATTTTAGCAACGCAAAGCCGAGGTGGGTTATTAGGCATTTTAACCGTGTCAGCGGTTTTTGCTTGGAATCGCATTGAGAACAAGGTGATGTTGATCAGTCTTGCGGGTTTAGCGGCGCCTATTTTGTTTGTGGTCGCAGGCGTTTCCGAAAGAGCATCGGGCGGGGCCGCTGAGTCAGGCATTGATGAGTCGGCCATGGGGCGGATTTATGCTTGGGAAGCCGCAATTAAAATGGCTTTTCATCATCCATTGACAGGTGTCGGGTTAGATAATTTCTATGCGAACTACTACTTCTACAGCGCTCATTGGGACGGAAAGAATCATGCAGTGCATAGCACTTGGTTTGGAATCTTAGCCGAAACGGGTTTTTTGGGCATAGCGGTGTTTAGCGTCATGTTGGTGAAGGTTGTGAAAACCGCATGGAATAATTTAGCGGATTTTAGGGCGATTAATGAACCGTCGGCCGATGTGCGTCATATGGCGTTGGTGGCTGAGGCCTCACTGTCAGGTTTATTAGGAACCATCGTGTCAGGGACGTTTTTAACGCAAGGGTTTACGTGGCCATTTTATATCTTTACGGCTTTAATCGTTGCGATTTCTCAATATGCTAAAACCCAGCATCAAACAGCCCTTTTGCAAAATGCGAACAAACCTATCTAA